CCTTTTTCAAAAAAATTCCACTTAAGGTCCAAAGAGATGTTGGAAGATTCTAACTTATTTGAGTACTCAAAAGGTAAGTTCAATCCCACATCTACTTTCTCCAATAGTCCATAGCTTAGGGTAAAGGTATATGCGGTGGTTCTTGGCTCTTGTCTTGATAGGTAATGCTCGCTTTGAAACCCACCCTTTCCTAAGGTTTCTGCGTCCTCAAAGAGGAGGATCTTCTTTCCCGCATGGGCAGAGCTAAACAGTAGTAAAGAAGACAGCAAAAAGACTCTTAGCTTCATTCCGCCAACCTCCAGAATAAATATTGTTATTAATTTTAAAATTCAATCTCAATTAAGTCAAGAAGAAAAGACAAACTCCCACTCTTTTCTCCCTTAGCTCAGTTCAAGCATTCTTTCTAAAGGTCTTCTTGCTTTCTCTATGATGTCTTCTGGAAGGATCACTTCGTTTATCTCTTCCCTTAGGGTTTTATAGACAAGGGGTAAGGTTATAGCTTTCATGGTGCAACAATAAACCGTTCCGCAGTAGTTCATAGATTCTGGGAATATGTATTCTTTGTTTGGATTTTTCTTCATAAGGGTGTGTTTTAGCCCCACTTCTGTGATGACTATAACCCTGTCTGCGTCACAGGTGGTGGCGTAGTTTATTATCTGGGAAGTTGAGCCTACAAAGTCTGCCATTTCAATGATTTTTGGATGGCACTCTGGATGGACTGCTACTTTTGCATCTGGATATTTTTCCTTTAGCTTTTGTAGCTCCCTTGCGGTAAATTCAAAGTGAGGAGGGCAAAAGCCTTGCCAGATTACAAATTCCTTTTCTGGCACGTGTTTTTTCACCCAATTACCAAGGGCTTGGTCTGGTATAAAGATGATCTTTTTACTTTCCAATTTTTTTACCACCTTTACTGCATTGGCTGATGTAACGCACACATCAGAAACCGCCTTGACCTCTGCGGTAGTATTTACATAAGCGACCACTTCTGCATCCGGGTGTTCCTCTTTTAACTTCAGCACCTGCTTTGCGGTTATCATATCCGCCATAGGACAGCCAGACTCGGGATTGGGATGTAGCACTTTTTTGGTAGGGTTTAGGATTTTGGCAGTTTCGCACATAAACCTAACACCGCAAAAGAGAATAATATCTGCATCTGTCTGGCTTGCCTTCCTTGAAAGCTCCAAAGAGTCTCCCACAAAGTCCGCTATGTCTTGCACCTCAGGCCTTTGGTAGTAGTGGGAGAGTATCACTGCATTTTTCTGCTTTGCCAAAGCTCTGATTTCCTCTTGAAGCTCCTTTATCTGCTTATTGTTTAAGCTCTCTTCCTTTGCAAGTTCAAAGGTAATCATAAAGATAAAGTTAAACTTTCATACGTATTTTGTCAGATTTAACTTTAAACTCCACACGGTAGATTAGGAACTTTTGAGCATATACCAGATGCTTCATAAGCTAACAACCTTTCAACTCCACACGGTAGATTAGGAACCGACAAGCAATCTGCTTATGCTATTTGCTCTGTTTCAACCTTTCAACTCCACACGGTAGATTAGGAACAATAGGTAAGTATAAGCTAATATGCCCACAATACGTACTTTCAACTCCACACGGTAGATTAGGAACCAGCTCTTTTAGTCAGACTAACACAGAAGGATTTAAGCCTTTCAACTCCACACGGTAGATTAGGAACCCCAACTGACCACCTTAATTAAAATAAGACAAATCAATAATTTTGTCAAGGGGGTACCCCTCGCAAATGAAGGTTATTTTCCGAAAATGCCAGGTTGTGCAAAGTTGAGTGTGTTATTGTCAAATTTAAGTCCTTGTCTCCCAATGCTTTAAGCAATCGTGCATAATTATGACTTTGTGCAATTACATAAT
This DNA window, taken from Thermocrinis jamiesonii, encodes the following:
- the nadA gene encoding quinolinate synthase NadA, with protein sequence MITFELAKEESLNNKQIKELQEEIRALAKQKNAVILSHYYQRPEVQDIADFVGDSLELSRKASQTDADIILFCGVRFMCETAKILNPTKKVLHPNPESGCPMADMITAKQVLKLKEEHPDAEVVAYVNTTAEVKAVSDVCVTSANAVKVVKKLESKKIIFIPDQALGNWVKKHVPEKEFVIWQGFCPPHFEFTARELQKLKEKYPDAKVAVHPECHPKIIEMADFVGSTSQIINYATTCDADRVIVITEVGLKHTLMKKNPNKEYIFPESMNYCGTVYCCTMKAITLPLVYKTLREEINEVILPEDIIEKARRPLERMLELS